In Pseudofrankia saprophytica, one genomic interval encodes:
- a CDS encoding biotin/lipoyl-containing protein yields MYDQFHLPDLGEGLAEAEIVHWLVQPGQTVELNQPLVEVETAKAAVEIPSPFAGVVHALHCAEGDLVPVGSALLTVARAQAEEAPPALVVGHAPVETAGGEPPRRRPRRPLGQTAPRPVAASLALAP; encoded by the coding sequence CGGCGAGGGCCTCGCCGAGGCGGAGATCGTGCACTGGCTGGTACAGCCAGGGCAGACCGTGGAGCTCAACCAGCCGCTCGTCGAGGTGGAGACGGCCAAGGCCGCGGTCGAGATCCCGTCGCCGTTCGCGGGTGTCGTCCATGCCCTGCACTGCGCCGAGGGTGACCTCGTGCCGGTCGGCTCGGCGCTGCTCACCGTGGCCAGGGCCCAGGCCGAGGAGGCGCCGCCCGCCCTGGTCGTCGGCCACGCGCCGGTCGAGACCGCCGGTGGGGAGCCGCCGCGCCGCCGCCCGCGCCGCCCGCTGGGCCAGACGGCGCCCCGGCCCGTCGCCGCGTCGCTGGCGCTCGCGCCG
- a CDS encoding 2-oxo acid dehydrogenase subunit E2 → MALAMERSAFTVPQATVHRAVDVTAMLALVARWRAQNEAAARPGAAAPPRVTSLAFIARAVVAALAAHPLANARWLTSVDGSSEIEVFAGVNLGVAVAADRGLIVPVVPDADRLSLPALAGELTELVTQARAGRTPPARMLGATITVSNVGVFGVDAAAGLVREGEAALVVLGAIRETPAVWEGQIQIRRVMTISVSFDHRILDGEAASRYLGEIAAVLADPTRLLLLG, encoded by the coding sequence GATGGCGCTCGCCATGGAACGCAGCGCCTTCACGGTCCCGCAGGCGACGGTGCACCGCGCCGTCGACGTCACCGCGATGCTGGCGCTGGTCGCCCGCTGGCGCGCCCAGAACGAGGCGGCGGCGCGTCCCGGCGCCGCGGCGCCGCCGCGGGTGACGTCGTTGGCGTTCATCGCGCGTGCCGTCGTCGCGGCGCTCGCGGCGCACCCGCTGGCGAACGCGCGCTGGCTGACGTCCGTTGACGGGTCCAGCGAGATCGAGGTGTTCGCGGGCGTCAACCTGGGGGTGGCCGTCGCCGCCGACCGCGGGCTGATCGTGCCGGTCGTCCCGGACGCCGACCGGCTGTCGCTGCCCGCGCTGGCGGGCGAGCTCACCGAGCTCGTCACCCAGGCCCGCGCCGGCCGGACCCCGCCAGCCCGGATGCTCGGCGCCACGATCACCGTGTCCAACGTCGGCGTCTTCGGGGTCGACGCGGCCGCCGGGCTGGTCCGCGAGGGCGAGGCGGCGCTCGTCGTGCTCGGCGCCATCCGGGAGACCCCGGCCGTATGGGAAGGCCAGATCCAGATCCGCCGGGTGATGACCATCTCGGTGTCGTTCGACCACCGGATCCTGGACGGCGAGGCGGCCTCCCGCTACCTCGGAGAGATCGCCGCCGTCCTGGCCGACCCAACGCGCCTCCTGCTGCTCGGCTGA